The stretch of DNA GTCGCCAACTTTGAGTCCGTCGGCATGGGGTTGATTGAAACCGGCATGGCCTGGTTCTGGCCTACCGAGCGCATCAACAAATGGTGCCACTACAAAGGCGTCGATATCGTTAAAGGCATCGAGAAAACCGGCCAGGGTATTTTGCTGATTGGTATTCACTTCCTGACGCTGGAGCTGGGTGCCCGTATTTTCGGCATTAAAACCCCAGGTATCGGCGTGTATCGCCCAAATGACAACCCTCTGCTGGACTGGCTGCAAACCTGGGGGCGGATGCGCTCCAATAAGAGCATGATTGACCGCAGAGATCTGAAAGGCATGATCCGCGCCCTGAAAAATGGCGACATCATCTGGTACGCACCTGACCACGACTACGGCCCACGCGGCAGCGAGTTTGTGCCGTTCTTCGCCGTTGAACAAGCGGCCACTACCACGGGAACCTACACGCTGGCCAAGCTCTCCGGGGCCTGCGCCGTGCCGTTTGTGCCGCGCCGACTGCCAAACGGCAAAGGCTACGAGCTGACGATTATCCAGCCTGAGCTGAACCCGCCGCTTGAAAGTCCGGCAGAAACCGCCCGCTGGATGAATACAATCGTTGAGAAGTGCATCATGATGGCCCCGGAGCAGTACATGTGGCTACACCGCCGCTTCAAGACACGCCCGGAAGGGATGCCAGACCGCTACCAATAATCGCGCAATAGCCGCCGTAACAGGCGGCTTTTTATTACCGTGCGTTTGATCGAAAAAGCCCTTCGATTTGCCAGCCCAATGCCAACAGGCGCATAATTAGCAGAGTAATAATTCCCTCTCTTTTTTGGCACTGGCAACTTCGGAGCGGTATGACTCCCCCTGACAGCACTATCAACTGGAAGCGTAATCTGGCCGTCGTCTGGGTTGGCTGCTTCCTGACCGGCGCGGCCTTCAGCCTGGTGATGCCCTTCCTCCCGCTCTACGTCGAGCAGCTCGGCGTCACCGGCCACAGCCAGCTCAATATGTGGTCCGGGTTAGTCTTCAGCATTACCTTCCTGTTTTCCGCCGTGGCTTCGCCTTTCTGGGGCGGGCTTGCCGACCGTAAGGGTCGAAAACTGATGCTGCTGCGTTCCGCGCTCGGCATGTCTATCGTCATGCTGTTTATGGGACTGGCGCAGAATATCTGGCAATTCCTGGCGCTTCGGGCCCTGCTCGGCCTGCTTGGCGGGTTTGTGCCTAACGCTAACGCGCTGATAGCTACCCAGATCCCGCGCCATAAAAGCGGCTGGGCGCTCGGCACGCTGTCCACGGGTGCGGTTAGCGGCGCGCTGCTTGGCCCGCTGATGGGCGGCCTGATGGCGGATAACTACGGGCTGCGCTCGGTGTTCTTTATCACCTCATTGGTGCTGTTCCTGTGCTTTGTGATGACGCTGTTCTTTATTCGCGAGTCGTTCATCCCGGTTTCCAAAAAAGACATGCTGCATGTGCGCCAGGTACTGACCTCATTGAAAAATCCGCGCCTGGTGCTGAGCCTGTTTGTCACCACAATGATTATTCAGGTGGCGACCGGCTCTATCGCACCCATTCTTACCCTCTATGTACGCGACCTGGCCGGTAACGTCAGTAACCTGGCGTTTATTAGCGGGATGATTGCTTCCGTGCCCGGCGTTGCGGCGTTGATCAGCGCCCCACGGCTGGGCAAGCTGGGGGATCGTATCGGGCCAGAGAAGATCCTTATCGGCGCGCTGGTTATCTCCGTCCTGCTGCTTATTCCCATGTCGCTGGTGCAAAATACCTGGCAGCTCGGCATATTACGTTTCTTATTAGGGGCCGCAGACGGGGCGCTGTTACCCGCCGTGCAAACGCTGCTGGTCTACAACTCTTCGAACCAAATCTCAGGCCGTATCTTCAGCTATAACCAGTCTTTTCGTGATATCGGCAACGTCACCGGCCCGCTGCTCGGGGCCGCCGTTTCCGCGAGCTACGGCTTTCGCACCGTGTTCCTGGTCACCGCCAGCGTGGTGCTGTTTAACGCGCTTTATTCGTGGATGACCCTGCGCCAGCCCGCCGAACGAGTCCGTATTCCGGGAGAGTAAATCTCAGACTTGCATCTTTGCCAACAGCGTCAACAATTAACTGGAAATCGTAACGGAGCAGCCGCTCCCTGACCTTTGCCACAAGGAGATGCCCATGAGCATGTATGCAACCCTGGAAGAAGCCATTGATGCCGCGCGGGAGCAGTATCTTGCCGAAAACCCAAGCGTGGATGAAGAGAGCGCCAGCGTCGAGCAGTTCAATTTCCAGAAGTACGTTTTGCAGGATGGCGACATCATGTGGCAGGCCGAGTTCTTTACCGACGACAGCGAGGAAGGTGAATGCCTGCCGATGCTCAGCGGAGAAGCGGCGCAAAGCGTGTTTGACGGCGATTTCGATGAGATTGAGCTGCGCCAGGAGTGGCTGGAAGAGAATACGCTGCACGAGTGGGACGAAGGTGAGTTTCAGCTCGAGCCGCCGCTGGACACCGAAGAGGGTCGCACGGCAGCAGACGAGTGGGATGAGCGCTAGCCGCTACTCATAAGGCCCGTGGCTGGCGTCAATCGGCAGCAGCAGGGTGTCAAAAATCAGCGAAAACGGCAGGTCCAGCACGGTGATATAGCGCCATGCACCTTCGCGCACGTCCCAACGCACGCCGGGGTAGTACTGGTTACCGTGTCCCTGCCCCGGCACCGTTCTGCTGATAATGCTGCCGCAGCCGCTCAGCAGAAAGGCCATCACCAGCACCGCAATTATTTTACCCACACCCGCTCTCCTGTTTATATCGCGCTGAGTATAACCATCGCCGGATAAAAGGCAAAAAAATGCCGACCCGAAGGTCGGCATCTTCAGGGCGCTACGACGTTATTTGGTCGAAAGCGCCAGCGGGTTAAGCTGCAGCTTGTTGTAGCTATCAACCCAGGAGGAATAGCGCTCCGGATTAGCCCACACGCGGTAATGCAGACGCGACATGGTCATCGGGTCGCTCAGCAGCACCAGGCGGCGGTCACGGTTGAGCTTGTCCGGCGTCTCGTTCAGCGCCTGCTCAACGTGGCGGTCACGGGCAATCTCCAGCACCAGGCTCTTACGGTGGCGAGCCGTCGCCATCGCGGTACTCAGGGCGTTAAACGACGGGTTAAACACCGCGTGCATAAAGCCATCGTCCAGCGTGCGGCTGCGGTTCAGCTCCAGATAGTTCTCGGTATCTACCAGTACCTGAGGCGGGGAATACTCTTCCGGGATCAGGAACAGCTTCCAGCGCTTAGTGCGCAGGCCGAGGGTCGCCCGGCTCGAGAGCACGGAAACGAACGGCGACAGGATCAGCGAGAACACGATCGGCGCCAGCCAGAACAGGAAGCGCAGATCCAGCCACGCCATCCCTACGGCCCAGACCAGACCCAGCAGAAGCTGAGAACCATGGCGCATAAAGGCTTCACCCCACGGCGTGGAGTCATCGTCACGCTGCGGTGAGTTCCAGACCACTTCCCAACCGAGGAACGCGCTGACCACAAACACGGTATGGAACAGCATGCGCACCGGCGCCAGCAGCACGGAGAACAGCACTTCAAGCAGCAGCGAACAGGTCACGCGCAGGAAGCCGCCATACTCTTTGGAGCCCTTACACCAGATCAGAATGATACTCAGCAGCTTCGGCAGGAACAGCAGAACCATCGTCGAGGCAAACAGCGCTATCGCCAGCTCAGGACGCCACTGCGGCCAGACCGGGAACAGCTGGCGCGGCTGCAGGAAGTACTGCGGCTCGGTCAGAGCATGCACAACCTGCAGCGCGGTGGACAGCGCAAGGAACATAAACCACAGCGGCGCAGACAGATAGGACATAACGCCCGTCAGGAACACCGCGCGGTGAACCGGGTGCATCCCTTTCACCAGGAACAGGCGGAAGTTCATCAGGTTGCCCTGGCACCAGCGGCGGTCACGCTTGAGCTCGTCCAGCAGGTTCGGCGGCAGTTCTTCGTATGAGCCCGGCAGATCGTAGGCAATCCATACGCCCCAGCCGGCACGACGCATCAGCGCGGCTTCTACGAAGTCGTGGGAAAGAATTGACCCGGCAAAGTTACCGTCACCCGGCAGCGGCGCCAGCGCACAGTGTTCGATGAACGGCTTCACGCGAATAATCGCGTTGTGGCCCCAGTAGTGGGATTCCCCCAACTGCCAGAAGTGCAGACCTGCTGTAAACAGCGGCCCATAGACTCGGGTGGCGAACTGCTGGCAGCGCGCGTACAGCGTGTCCATACCGGACGCTTTTGGCGAAGACTGAATAATGCCTGCCTTCGGGTTCGCTTCCATCAGGCGCACAAGGTTGGTCAGGCAATCACCGCTCATTACGGAGTCGGCGTCCAGCACCACCATGTAGCTGTACTGCTTGCCCCAGCGACGGCAGAAGTCATCAATGTTACCGCTTTTGCGCTTCACGCGGCGGCGGCGGCGGCGATAGAATATTTGCCCTTCGCCCTGCACTTCCGCCACCAGCTCCATCCAGGCCTTCTGCTCGGCAACGCAGATATCCGGGTTGTAGCTGTCGCTCAGAATGTAGACGTCGAAATGAGCCTGCTGCCCGGTCGCTTTTACCGACTCCCAGGTCGCACGCAGGCCGGCAAACACGCGATCCACGTCTTCATTACAAATCGGCATGATAAGCGCCGTACGGTGTTCAGGGTTGATAGGCTCATCCCCTACCGTTGACGCAGAAATGCTGTATTTATCTTTACCCATCAGCAGCTGCAGGAAGCCCATCAGCGCGGTCCAGAAACCGGCGGAGACCCAGCAGAACAGCACGGCAAACAGAATAAGGATGCCGCTTTGCAGGATATACGGCAGCAGCTGCATGAAGGAGACCCACAAATCCTGGCCGCCCATGTCCGCCGGGTTAATCAGCGCCCAGCCCTGATACGGAAGAATCGTCTTCATGTACCAGGTCGCGACCACGGTCTGCGCCAGCGTCAGGATCAGCAGGATGTAGCGACGGATCGTGCCGACGGTACGCCATTTCTGCTCGGACGCCTCTTCTTCTTTTGACGCAAACCTAGATTTCGTTTCACGGCCAAGCAGGCGATCCCAGAAACGGCCAATGGGGTTGGTACGCCACGGATCCGGGAACATAGAAGCACGCGTCGCCTTCGGCATGGCCTGAAGCTGGGTGCGCCCTTCCTCATCGGTAATCAGCTGTTCGCCGCCGAGAGAGCCAGGCCAGCTCGCCTCGAGGCGAGCTTTTACCGAAGCAAGAGGAGAATCATCCGCACGCTCATAGTGGTGATGCTGCGCGTCAAGCGCCTCATGCACCGCCTGAAGATCGGATGCAGGAAGACCCGCCTTCTGCTCAGCAGAAAGCGGGAGTGCCTCAATGTAATCGGGCGAGAATTCAGTAGACTTATTCATTGGCAGGCAGCTGGTAGCTCCAGGTTTCACTCAATGTCTGCTCGCCGTTGACCAGCGCAGCACGCATCTCCGTCGTCTTCTTCTCGTCTTTCAGCTTCACGCGCAGCGTTAAGCGCCAGCCTTTGTTGACCGGGTTATAACGCACCTGGCTGTCAACGATTTCACCGTTATCGCCAATGCTGGTTTGCGCGGTGACCGGCGTATCGGTTGGCAGCTTTTTCATCTCTGCGCCGGTAAAGTCAACGACAAACGCAATGGTGCCGTCCGGCTGGCGAATCAGGTTGGACTGCTTAACGTCGCCGGTCGAGCGGCGGGTTTGCAGCACATACGCGTTATCCGGCGCATGCATTTTGTCTTCATCGCGGCTAAAGGTGATGGTGTACTTAAAGT from Cedecea neteri encodes:
- the mdoH gene encoding glucans biosynthesis glucosyltransferase MdoH, encoding MNKSTEFSPDYIEALPLSAEQKAGLPASDLQAVHEALDAQHHHYERADDSPLASVKARLEASWPGSLGGEQLITDEEGRTQLQAMPKATRASMFPDPWRTNPIGRFWDRLLGRETKSRFASKEEEASEQKWRTVGTIRRYILLILTLAQTVVATWYMKTILPYQGWALINPADMGGQDLWVSFMQLLPYILQSGILILFAVLFCWVSAGFWTALMGFLQLLMGKDKYSISASTVGDEPINPEHRTALIMPICNEDVDRVFAGLRATWESVKATGQQAHFDVYILSDSYNPDICVAEQKAWMELVAEVQGEGQIFYRRRRRRVKRKSGNIDDFCRRWGKQYSYMVVLDADSVMSGDCLTNLVRLMEANPKAGIIQSSPKASGMDTLYARCQQFATRVYGPLFTAGLHFWQLGESHYWGHNAIIRVKPFIEHCALAPLPGDGNFAGSILSHDFVEAALMRRAGWGVWIAYDLPGSYEELPPNLLDELKRDRRWCQGNLMNFRLFLVKGMHPVHRAVFLTGVMSYLSAPLWFMFLALSTALQVVHALTEPQYFLQPRQLFPVWPQWRPELAIALFASTMVLLFLPKLLSIILIWCKGSKEYGGFLRVTCSLLLEVLFSVLLAPVRMLFHTVFVVSAFLGWEVVWNSPQRDDDSTPWGEAFMRHGSQLLLGLVWAVGMAWLDLRFLFWLAPIVFSLILSPFVSVLSSRATLGLRTKRWKLFLIPEEYSPPQVLVDTENYLELNRSRTLDDGFMHAVFNPSFNALSTAMATARHRKSLVLEIARDRHVEQALNETPDKLNRDRRLVLLSDPMTMSRLHYRVWANPERYSSWVDSYNKLQLNPLALSTK
- a CDS encoding Kdo(2)-lipid IV(A) acyltransferase, coding for MTNLPQFSRALLHPRYWPTWLGIGFLYLLVQLPYPVLYRIGCGLGRLAKRLMKRRSQIAYRNLELCFPDMNEEKREQMVVANFESVGMGLIETGMAWFWPTERINKWCHYKGVDIVKGIEKTGQGILLIGIHFLTLELGARIFGIKTPGIGVYRPNDNPLLDWLQTWGRMRSNKSMIDRRDLKGMIRALKNGDIIWYAPDHDYGPRGSEFVPFFAVEQAATTTGTYTLAKLSGACAVPFVPRRLPNGKGYELTIIQPELNPPLESPAETARWMNTIVEKCIMMAPEQYMWLHRRFKTRPEGMPDRYQ
- a CDS encoding YceK/YidQ family lipoprotein, whose amino-acid sequence is MAFLLSGCGSIISRTVPGQGHGNQYYPGVRWDVREGAWRYITVLDLPFSLIFDTLLLPIDASHGPYE
- a CDS encoding MysB family protein, whose product is MSMYATLEEAIDAAREQYLAENPSVDEESASVEQFNFQKYVLQDGDIMWQAEFFTDDSEEGECLPMLSGEAAQSVFDGDFDEIELRQEWLEENTLHEWDEGEFQLEPPLDTEEGRTAADEWDER
- the mdtG gene encoding multidrug efflux MFS transporter MdtG is translated as MTPPDSTINWKRNLAVVWVGCFLTGAAFSLVMPFLPLYVEQLGVTGHSQLNMWSGLVFSITFLFSAVASPFWGGLADRKGRKLMLLRSALGMSIVMLFMGLAQNIWQFLALRALLGLLGGFVPNANALIATQIPRHKSGWALGTLSTGAVSGALLGPLMGGLMADNYGLRSVFFITSLVLFLCFVMTLFFIRESFIPVSKKDMLHVRQVLTSLKNPRLVLSLFVTTMIIQVATGSIAPILTLYVRDLAGNVSNLAFISGMIASVPGVAALISAPRLGKLGDRIGPEKILIGALVISVLLLIPMSLVQNTWQLGILRFLLGAADGALLPAVQTLLVYNSSNQISGRIFSYNQSFRDIGNVTGPLLGAAVSASYGFRTVFLVTASVVLFNALYSWMTLRQPAERVRIPGE